The Leifsonia williamsii genome includes a region encoding these proteins:
- a CDS encoding F0F1 ATP synthase subunit gamma, with protein sequence MGAQLRVYRQKIRSAQTTKKITRAMELISASRIQKAQARVAASSPYARAITRAVSAVATYSNVEHVLTTEPEKIERAAIVIFSSDRGLAGAFNSNVLKESEKLAELLRSQGKDVVYFLVGRKAQGYFSFRRRAFERVWTGNTDAPEFEQAKEVSDAILESFLRDASDGGVDEIHIIYNRFVSMLTQEPQVVRLLPLEVVEGVEEPDRTQVLPLYEFEPDVGTVLDSLLPVYIESRIFNAMLQSAASKHAATQKAMKAASDNADKLITDYTRLANNARQAEITQQISEIVGGADALSSAK encoded by the coding sequence ATGGGAGCCCAGCTTCGGGTCTACCGGCAGAAGATCCGCTCTGCCCAGACGACCAAGAAGATCACCCGTGCGATGGAGCTGATCTCCGCCTCACGCATCCAGAAGGCGCAGGCGCGAGTGGCCGCCTCCTCGCCGTACGCCCGCGCGATCACGCGCGCGGTGTCGGCGGTGGCGACCTACTCGAACGTCGAGCACGTGCTGACCACCGAGCCGGAGAAGATCGAGCGCGCAGCGATCGTCATCTTCTCGTCGGACCGCGGTCTGGCCGGCGCGTTCAACTCGAACGTGCTCAAGGAGTCCGAGAAGCTCGCCGAGCTGCTGCGGAGCCAGGGCAAGGACGTCGTCTACTTCCTCGTCGGACGCAAGGCGCAGGGCTACTTCAGCTTCCGCCGCCGCGCGTTCGAGCGGGTGTGGACCGGCAACACCGATGCGCCCGAGTTCGAGCAGGCCAAGGAGGTCAGCGACGCGATCCTGGAGTCCTTCCTGCGCGACGCCTCCGACGGCGGCGTGGACGAGATCCACATCATCTACAACCGCTTCGTCAGCATGCTGACCCAGGAGCCGCAGGTCGTCCGCCTGCTCCCGCTCGAGGTCGTCGAGGGCGTGGAGGAGCCGGACCGCACGCAGGTCCTGCCGCTCTACGAGTTCGAGCCCGACGTCGGCACGGTGCTGGACTCCCTGCTCCCGGTGTACATCGAGAGCCGCATCTTCAACGCGATGCTGCAGTCGGCCGCCTCCAAGCACGCCGCGACGCAGAAGGCGATGAAGGCGGCCAGCGACAACGCCGACAAGCTCATCACCGACTACACCCGCCTGGCCAACAACGCCCGACAGGCCGAGATCACGCAGCAGATCTCCGAGATCGTGGGCGGCGCGGACGCGCTGAGCTCCGCCAAGTGA
- the atpD gene encoding F0F1 ATP synthase subunit beta — MTTATAEAQASTAQPAGVGRIARVTGPVVDIEFPHDSIPGIYNALKTTITIGDQSTEITLEVAQHLGDDLVRAIALKPTDGLVRGGEVRDTGAPISVPVGDVTKGKVFNVTGDVLNAEPGETIEITERWPIHRQPPSFDQLESKTQLFETGIKVIDLLTPYVQGGKIGLFGGAGVGKTVLIQEMIQRVAQDHGGVSVFAGVGERTREGNDLIHEMEEAGVFDKTALVFGQMDEPPGTRLRVALSALTMAEYFRDVQKQDVLLFIDNIFRFTQAGSEVSTLLGRMPSAVGYQPNLADEMGLLQERITSTRGHSITSLQAIYVPADDYTDPAPATTFAHLDATTELSREIASKGLYPAVDPLTSTSRILDPRYLGEDHYRVATTVKQILQKNKELQEIIAILGVDELSEEDKITVSRARRIQQFLSQNTYMAKKFTGVEGSTVPLKDTIESFDAIAKGEFDHVAEQAFFNVGAITDVEEKWAQIQKENS; from the coding sequence ATGACTACCGCTACCGCCGAAGCCCAGGCTTCGACCGCGCAGCCGGCCGGCGTGGGACGCATCGCCCGCGTCACGGGTCCGGTCGTCGACATCGAGTTCCCGCACGACTCGATCCCGGGCATCTACAACGCCCTGAAGACCACCATCACCATCGGCGACCAGTCGACCGAGATCACGCTCGAGGTCGCGCAGCACCTCGGCGACGACCTCGTCCGCGCCATCGCCCTGAAGCCGACCGACGGCCTGGTCCGCGGCGGCGAGGTGCGCGACACCGGCGCCCCGATCAGCGTCCCGGTCGGCGACGTGACCAAGGGCAAGGTGTTCAACGTCACCGGCGACGTCCTCAACGCGGAGCCGGGCGAGACCATCGAGATCACCGAGCGCTGGCCGATCCACCGCCAGCCGCCGTCGTTCGACCAGCTCGAGTCCAAGACCCAGCTGTTCGAGACCGGCATCAAGGTCATCGACCTCCTCACCCCGTACGTGCAGGGTGGCAAGATCGGCCTCTTCGGCGGTGCGGGCGTCGGCAAGACCGTCCTCATCCAGGAGATGATCCAGCGCGTCGCACAGGACCACGGCGGTGTCTCGGTGTTCGCCGGTGTCGGCGAGCGCACCCGTGAGGGCAACGACCTCATCCACGAGATGGAGGAGGCGGGCGTCTTCGACAAGACCGCGCTCGTCTTCGGCCAGATGGACGAGCCGCCGGGGACCCGTCTCCGCGTCGCGCTCTCGGCTCTGACGATGGCGGAGTACTTCCGCGACGTGCAGAAGCAGGACGTGCTGCTCTTCATCGACAACATCTTCCGCTTCACCCAGGCCGGTTCCGAGGTGTCGACCCTGCTCGGCCGCATGCCGTCCGCGGTGGGCTACCAGCCGAACCTCGCCGACGAGATGGGCCTCCTCCAGGAGCGCATCACCTCGACCCGCGGTCACTCGATCACCTCGCTGCAGGCGATCTACGTGCCGGCCGACGACTACACCGACCCGGCGCCGGCGACCACGTTCGCGCACCTCGACGCCACGACCGAGCTCTCCCGCGAGATCGCGTCGAAGGGTCTGTACCCGGCCGTCGACCCGCTGACCTCGACCTCTCGCATCCTCGACCCGCGTTACCTGGGCGAGGACCACTACCGCGTGGCCACCACGGTCAAGCAGATCCTCCAGAAGAACAAGGAGCTGCAGGAGATCATCGCGATCCTCGGTGTCGACGAGCTGTCCGAAGAGGACAAGATCACCGTGTCGCGCGCCCGCCGCATCCAGCAGTTCCTCTCGCAGAACACCTACATGGCGAAGAAGTTCACCGGTGTCGAGGGCTCGACCGTCCCGCTGAAGGACACCATCGAGTCGTTCGACGCCATCGCCAAGGGCGAGTTCGACCACGTGGCCGAGCAGGCCTTCTTCAACGTCGGTGCGATCACCGACGTCGAGGAGAAGTGGGCGCAGATCCAGAAGGAGAACAGCTGA
- a CDS encoding F0F1 ATP synthase subunit epsilon, which produces MAVLNVSVVAADHEVWSGEASMVVARTVEGQIGILPGHEPLLAILAEGEVRVTLNGGESIAAQADDGFLSVENNTVTIVARQAELV; this is translated from the coding sequence ATGGCTGTCCTCAACGTGAGCGTCGTCGCCGCCGACCACGAGGTGTGGTCGGGCGAGGCGAGCATGGTCGTGGCGCGGACCGTGGAGGGGCAGATCGGTATCCTGCCCGGCCACGAGCCGCTGCTCGCCATCCTCGCCGAGGGCGAGGTGCGCGTCACCCTGAACGGCGGGGAGTCCATCGCGGCGCAGGCCGACGACGGCTTCCTCTCCGTCGAGAACAACACGGTCACGATCGTGGCCCGTCAGGCGGAGCTCGTCTGA
- a CDS encoding AAA family ATPase yields the protein MTDKAAPLERQFGDVRVPVLVAMAGLPGSGKSTMAEILAGRLGATAISVDPIEAAILAAGIDADQPTGLAAYLVAEKMAEQVLQSGHSVVVDAVNAVEPARLQWRDLAQRCQVKLHIIETVCTDDAVHEERLSKRTGLVTGYAVEQSIADYDEWRGAAASLPRISLDTCRPLGENVEAALAFLER from the coding sequence ATGACCGACAAGGCAGCCCCGCTGGAGCGGCAGTTCGGAGACGTCCGCGTCCCCGTCCTGGTCGCGATGGCGGGGCTGCCCGGTTCGGGCAAGTCCACCATGGCCGAGATCCTCGCCGGCCGGCTCGGTGCGACCGCCATCTCGGTGGATCCCATCGAGGCGGCCATCCTGGCCGCCGGGATCGACGCCGACCAGCCGACCGGCCTCGCCGCGTACCTCGTCGCGGAGAAGATGGCCGAGCAGGTGCTCCAGTCCGGCCACTCGGTGGTCGTCGACGCGGTCAACGCCGTCGAGCCGGCGCGCCTGCAGTGGCGCGACCTGGCCCAGCGGTGCCAGGTGAAGCTCCACATCATCGAGACGGTCTGCACCGACGACGCCGTCCACGAGGAGCGCCTGTCGAAGCGGACGGGTCTCGTCACCGGGTACGCCGTCGAGCAGAGCATCGCCGACTACGACGAGTGGCGCGGCGCGGCCGCGTCGCTCCCGCGCATCAGCCTCGACACGTGTCGCCCGCTCGGCGAGAACGTCGAGGCGGCGCTGGCCTTCCTGGAGCGGTAG
- a CDS encoding YaaA family protein — protein MLILLPPSETKRDGGAGAPLDLGALRFPSLAPIRREVVEAVLALSEDHDATLRALKLGPKQAGEVERNRAIPSSPTHPALLRYTGVLYDALDADSLTEAHWAYAAEHVAVQSALLGIVGAADPIPAYRLSFDSRLSTERGVPSLKKRWAAAGAAALVQRPGLILDLRSEGYAALAPLPDRDGAHYVRVLARDSGGHVRALNHFNKQAKGLFTRALIEAGVVPATTDELLAWAADEGYELTPADDGTRDLNLVVPEVAGAPGRLMAVLRAS, from the coding sequence GTGCTGATCCTCCTCCCGCCCTCCGAGACGAAGAGGGACGGGGGAGCGGGTGCGCCCCTCGACCTCGGTGCCCTCCGTTTCCCGTCGCTCGCGCCGATCCGCCGCGAGGTGGTGGAGGCGGTGCTCGCGCTCTCCGAGGATCACGACGCCACCCTCCGCGCCCTGAAGCTCGGCCCGAAGCAGGCCGGAGAGGTGGAGCGCAACCGCGCCATCCCCTCCTCGCCGACGCATCCGGCGCTGCTCCGCTACACGGGCGTCCTGTACGACGCGCTCGACGCCGACTCTCTCACCGAGGCGCACTGGGCGTACGCGGCCGAGCACGTCGCGGTGCAGTCGGCGCTGCTGGGCATCGTCGGAGCGGCCGACCCGATCCCCGCCTACCGGCTCTCGTTCGACTCGCGTCTCTCGACGGAGCGGGGCGTGCCCTCCCTCAAGAAGCGGTGGGCCGCAGCGGGAGCCGCCGCGCTCGTGCAGCGTCCCGGGCTGATCCTCGACCTGCGCTCGGAGGGCTACGCCGCCCTCGCTCCGCTCCCTGACCGCGACGGCGCCCATTACGTGCGCGTCCTGGCCCGCGACTCGGGCGGGCACGTGCGCGCGCTCAACCACTTCAACAAGCAGGCGAAGGGGCTCTTCACGCGCGCCCTGATCGAGGCGGGGGTGGTGCCGGCCACCACCGACGAGCTGCTCGCGTGGGCCGCCGACGAGGGGTACGAGCTCACCCCGGCGGACGACGGGACCCGCGATCTCAACCTGGTCGTGCCGGAGGTGGCCGGCGCGCCGGGCAGGCTCATGGCTGTGCTGCGCGCCTCCTGA
- a CDS encoding DNA-3-methyladenine glycosylase I, protein MSTTDETTSSPAGAPDGIAAAPAVDAPVDAPAAAPVSARQPVIVGDDGVARCAWSANDAEYRRYHDEEWGTPQHDPRALYEKLCLEGFQAGLSWITILRRRPAFREVFHGFEPERVAAMGDAEVEALLVDARIIRHRGKIEATINNAKAVLALDVPLEELMWSFAPEPSPRRPREWADIPAVTPESTAMSKELRRRGFRFVGPTTMYALMQATGMVDDHLEGCFRA, encoded by the coding sequence ATGAGCACCACGGACGAGACGACCTCCTCCCCCGCCGGCGCACCCGATGGGATTGCTGCGGCACCCGCGGTGGATGCACCCGTGGACGCCCCCGCGGCGGCACCTGTGTCCGCGCGACAGCCGGTGATCGTCGGCGATGACGGAGTGGCTCGCTGCGCCTGGTCGGCGAACGACGCGGAGTACCGGCGCTATCACGACGAGGAGTGGGGCACGCCGCAGCACGATCCGCGCGCGCTCTACGAGAAGCTGTGCCTGGAGGGGTTCCAGGCCGGGCTGTCGTGGATCACGATCCTGCGGCGGCGGCCCGCGTTCCGGGAGGTGTTCCACGGGTTCGAGCCCGAGCGCGTCGCCGCCATGGGCGATGCCGAGGTGGAGGCGCTGCTCGTGGACGCGCGCATCATCCGGCACCGGGGCAAGATCGAGGCGACGATCAACAACGCGAAGGCGGTCCTCGCCCTCGACGTCCCCCTGGAGGAGCTCATGTGGAGCTTCGCTCCGGAGCCGTCGCCACGTCGGCCTCGCGAATGGGCCGACATCCCGGCCGTGACACCCGAGTCGACGGCGATGAGCAAGGAGCTGCGGCGCCGCGGGTTCCGCTTCGTGGGGCCCACCACGATGTATGCGTTGATGCAGGCGACCGGGATGGTCGACGACCACCTGGAGGGATGCTTCCGCGCCTGA
- a CDS encoding methylated-DNA--[protein]-cysteine S-methyltransferase, with protein sequence MSSSTEYLLRLPSPIGRIELTSDGEAVTSLAIERQSRLPLDEHPERSNAVLDTAASQLGEYFAGERRRFDVPVRLEGTPFRRAVWEELARLDFGTITSYGELGAMLGYPRYGRAIGGAVGANPVPIIVGCHRVLSTSGRVTGYSGGEGIPTKLWLLEHEGITLAA encoded by the coding sequence ATGAGCAGTTCCACCGAATACCTCCTCCGGCTGCCGAGTCCGATCGGCCGCATCGAGCTGACCAGCGACGGCGAGGCCGTCACCTCCCTCGCGATCGAGCGCCAGAGCCGCCTCCCACTCGACGAGCACCCCGAGCGCAGCAACGCCGTGCTCGACACCGCCGCGAGCCAGCTCGGCGAGTACTTCGCCGGCGAGCGGCGCCGCTTCGACGTGCCGGTCCGGCTCGAGGGCACGCCCTTCCGGCGGGCGGTGTGGGAGGAGCTCGCCCGGCTCGACTTCGGCACGATCACCTCGTACGGCGAGCTGGGGGCCATGCTCGGCTACCCGCGCTACGGGCGGGCGATCGGCGGAGCGGTCGGCGCGAATCCCGTTCCGATCATCGTCGGCTGCCACCGCGTGCTCTCGACCAGTGGTCGCGTGACCGGGTACAGCGGCGGCGAGGGCATCCCGACCAAGCTGTGGCTCCTCGAGCACGAGGGGATCACGCTGGCCGCATGA
- a CDS encoding aldo/keto reductase, producing MANIEYRTLGESGLIVSTIGLGCNNFGRKDTATETQEGTDAVIGAAIDAGVTLFDTADIYGKERGLSETLMGRSLAGKRDKIVLATKFGQDMQGANGPDWGVRGSRRYIRLAVEASLRRLRTDWIDLYQLHVPDPVTPIEETLETLDDLIAEGKIRYIGHSNLSGWQIAEAEFTARLGGHPKFVSAQNEYSLLARDAEREVLPAVNRYGLGFLPYFPLYNGLFTGKFSREGGPSDSRIMMIRKHLLDNAPWDRIERYQAFCDERGVSMLAATFGWLLAQPGLTSVIAGATKPEQIVANAEAATAWTPTAKEAATISAIFEPAA from the coding sequence ATGGCGAACATCGAGTACCGCACCCTGGGCGAATCCGGCCTCATCGTCTCCACGATCGGCCTCGGCTGCAACAACTTCGGCCGCAAGGACACGGCGACCGAGACCCAGGAGGGCACCGACGCCGTCATCGGCGCTGCGATCGACGCCGGCGTCACGCTGTTCGACACCGCCGACATCTACGGCAAGGAGCGCGGCCTCTCCGAGACGCTCATGGGCCGCTCGCTCGCCGGCAAGCGCGACAAGATCGTCCTCGCCACCAAGTTCGGCCAGGACATGCAGGGCGCGAACGGCCCGGACTGGGGCGTCCGCGGCTCCCGCCGCTACATCCGGCTCGCGGTGGAGGCGTCGCTGCGGCGCCTGCGCACCGACTGGATCGACCTCTACCAGCTGCACGTCCCCGACCCGGTGACCCCGATCGAGGAGACGCTGGAGACGCTCGACGACCTCATCGCCGAGGGCAAGATCCGCTACATCGGCCACTCGAACCTGTCAGGCTGGCAGATCGCCGAGGCGGAGTTCACGGCGCGGCTGGGCGGCCACCCGAAGTTCGTCTCGGCGCAGAACGAGTACAGCCTCCTCGCGCGCGACGCTGAGCGGGAGGTGCTGCCGGCGGTGAACCGGTACGGCCTGGGCTTCCTGCCCTACTTCCCGCTCTACAACGGGCTGTTCACCGGCAAGTTCAGCCGGGAGGGCGGCCCGAGCGACAGCCGCATCATGATGATCCGCAAGCACCTGCTCGACAACGCGCCGTGGGACCGGATCGAGCGCTATCAGGCGTTCTGCGACGAGCGCGGCGTGAGCATGCTCGCCGCGACCTTCGGCTGGCTGCTGGCCCAACCCGGGCTGACCTCCGTCATCGCCGGTGCGACCAAGCCGGAGCAGATCGTGGCGAACGCCGAGGCGGCGACCGCGTGGACGCCGACCGCCAAGGAGGCGGCGACCATCTCCGCGATCTTCGAGCCGGCCGCCTAG
- a CDS encoding DUF1206 domain-containing protein — protein sequence MTSPSRAASRVAGNPAVRVLARVGLASIGVLHILIGAIALALAIGGLSSGGSGGGGGGGNADQSGALQALVAVPGGLFAVWLVIVGLVFLSLWQILVAIMSPRAGTRVTEIVKCVVYAALAVIAISIAMGGKQDASNSEKSMSARLLEMPGGVFVLAAIGIGIAVAGAVFIRNGVTHRFEKDMRLPPNRLATATRTLGRVGYVSKGVALIIVGGLVVAGAVTYDPEKAGGLDGSLKALLQIPFGPVLLILIALGLIAYGVFWCVRAVAARL from the coding sequence ATGACCTCCCCCTCCAGGGCCGCCTCGCGCGTCGCAGGCAACCCCGCCGTGCGGGTGCTCGCACGGGTCGGCCTCGCCTCGATCGGCGTGCTGCACATCCTCATCGGCGCCATCGCGCTCGCCCTGGCGATCGGCGGCCTGAGCAGCGGCGGCAGCGGCGGAGGCGGAGGCGGCGGCAACGCCGACCAGTCCGGCGCGCTGCAGGCGCTGGTCGCCGTGCCCGGCGGGCTCTTCGCCGTCTGGCTCGTGATCGTCGGGCTCGTCTTCCTCTCCCTCTGGCAGATCCTCGTGGCGATCATGTCGCCGCGGGCGGGGACCCGGGTCACCGAGATCGTGAAGTGCGTGGTCTACGCGGCCCTGGCCGTGATCGCGATCTCCATCGCGATGGGCGGCAAGCAGGACGCGTCGAACTCGGAGAAGTCGATGAGCGCGCGGCTGCTGGAGATGCCGGGCGGGGTCTTCGTGCTCGCGGCCATCGGCATCGGCATCGCGGTGGCCGGTGCGGTGTTCATCCGCAACGGCGTCACCCACCGGTTCGAGAAGGACATGCGCCTCCCGCCGAACCGCCTTGCCACTGCCACCCGCACGCTCGGGAGGGTCGGCTACGTCTCGAAGGGCGTCGCGCTGATCATCGTCGGCGGCCTCGTCGTGGCCGGTGCCGTGACGTACGACCCGGAGAAGGCCGGCGGGCTCGACGGCAGCCTGAAGGCGCTGCTGCAGATCCCGTTCGGGCCGGTGCTGCTCATCCTGATCGCGCTCGGACTGATCGCGTACGGGGTGTTCTGGTGCGTGCGGGCGGTCGCCGCGCGGTTGTGA
- the nusA gene encoding transcription termination factor NusA, translating to MDIDLSVLRLMEREKEIPFDELVQIIEQAILTAYLKHTNQADHRHGHGEPPAARVHLDRKTGHVTVYVPERDEEGNVIGEAEDSPSDFGRIAAFAAKQVINQRLRDIADDAVLGEFRGREGDIVAGVIQQGPNPRMVHIDLGSVEAILPPEEQVPGEDYAHGSRIRVYVTSVSKGPKGPSITVSRTHPALVRKLFALEVPEIASGVVEIVSLAREAGHRTKMAVRATEPGVNAKGACIGELGQRVRAVTAELNNEKIDIVDYSPDLATFVSSALSPAKVTSAFVIDESLKAVRALVPDYQLSLAIGKEGQNARLAAKLTGAKIDIQPDSILDRD from the coding sequence ATGGACATCGACCTCAGCGTCTTGCGTCTCATGGAGCGCGAGAAGGAGATCCCGTTCGACGAGCTGGTGCAGATCATCGAGCAGGCGATCCTCACCGCGTATCTGAAGCACACCAATCAGGCCGACCACCGTCACGGCCACGGCGAGCCTCCGGCCGCCCGGGTGCACCTCGACCGCAAGACCGGGCATGTCACCGTCTACGTGCCGGAGCGCGACGAGGAGGGCAACGTCATCGGCGAGGCCGAGGACAGCCCCAGCGACTTCGGCCGCATCGCTGCGTTCGCGGCCAAGCAGGTCATCAACCAGCGCCTGCGCGACATCGCCGACGACGCGGTGCTCGGCGAGTTCCGCGGCCGCGAGGGCGACATCGTCGCGGGCGTGATCCAGCAGGGTCCGAACCCGCGCATGGTGCACATCGACCTCGGCAGCGTGGAGGCGATCCTCCCGCCCGAGGAGCAGGTGCCCGGCGAGGACTACGCGCACGGCTCGCGCATCCGGGTGTACGTCACGAGCGTGTCGAAGGGGCCGAAGGGTCCGTCGATCACGGTGTCGCGCACGCACCCCGCGCTGGTCCGCAAGCTGTTCGCGCTCGAGGTCCCCGAGATCGCCAGCGGCGTCGTCGAGATCGTCTCCCTGGCTCGGGAGGCGGGCCACCGCACCAAGATGGCGGTCCGCGCCACCGAGCCCGGCGTCAACGCCAAGGGCGCCTGCATCGGCGAGCTCGGTCAGCGGGTCAGGGCGGTCACGGCGGAGCTCAACAACGAGAAGATCGACATCGTCGACTACTCGCCCGATCTCGCGACGTTCGTCTCGAGCGCGCTGTCGCCGGCGAAGGTCACCAGCGCCTTCGTGATCGACGAGTCGCTGAAGGCCGTGCGCGCTCTCGTGCCCGACTACCAGCTGTCGCTCGCGATCGGCAAGGAGGGCCAGAACGCCCGCCTCGCCGCGAAGCTCACGGGCGCGAAGATCGACATCCAGCCGGACTCGATCCTCGACCGCGACTAG
- a CDS encoding YlxR family protein, producing the protein MEAVRTCVGCRSRAQRSSLLRVVAQESQIVVDPSATLPGRGAWLHPTFECLDKAQNRRAFGRALRVEGTLDTAAIRSHLTREQAEEAVTSHE; encoded by the coding sequence ATGGAAGCTGTCAGAACGTGCGTCGGATGCCGTTCTCGCGCTCAGCGGTCCTCACTTCTGAGGGTCGTCGCCCAGGAATCGCAGATCGTGGTGGACCCGTCCGCCACGCTGCCGGGGCGGGGCGCGTGGCTGCATCCGACTTTCGAGTGTCTCGACAAAGCCCAGAACAGGCGGGCCTTCGGGCGCGCCCTCCGGGTGGAGGGGACCCTCGACACCGCGGCCATCCGGTCGCACCTCACGAGAGAACAGGCTGAAGAAGCAGTGACTTCACATGAGTGA